The Vulpes vulpes isolate BD-2025 chromosome 1, VulVul3, whole genome shotgun sequence genome contains the following window.
CTATATTGCAAATCCACCTGGTCGACCAATGCATAATGTGACTATACCCAGAGGAGTTTTTTCCACCGTCGGAGAAATGTACCACGCAGAACTCTGGAAATTGGTAGCCGCTATGGGACCGGCCAAGATACAGATGGCTAAGAACGGCCACACAAACACAAAGGACTCTAATCTTACTATACGGGCCTGTGTGCCTAGGCTGTTCCTATTGGTGGTGGGATATGGGACGACAAATTTTTCCTTTATGCAAAATAATGGAGCTGATATGTTATTTGAACTAGAATGTAAAAATTGTGTATTAACCAATTGTTTGCCTGTGCACTTGCCCTCACCTCAAACAGGTCCTGTCACTATCTTTTTGACTATGCAACTGCCTTATTTACTATTACCTGTTGAGATTGAAGGCCCTTGGTATGCTAATTATGGTTATCAGTTTGCTGTGGAAATGCAGCTACAATTGAAAAGATTGAAACGCTTCCTTGGGCTGTTGATGGCCGGTATTACTG
Protein-coding sequences here:
- the LOC140597695 gene encoding endogenous retrovirus group K member 13-1 Env polyprotein-like; this encodes MEKNEKPPSQLDIMLEGWIVYEVTGDTPPSDPQQGRHPLGYPNCPQNLTYAISGPIWMECLQKTPLVISPHGIPEFSITDWWRMTRKELLRYIANPPGRPMHNVTIPRGVFSTVGEMYHAELWKLVAAMGPAKIQMAKNGHTNTKDSNLTIRACVPRLFLLVVGYGTTNFSFMQNNGADMLFELECKNCVLTNCLPVHLPSPQTGPVTIFLTMQLPYLLLPVEIEGPWYANYGYQFAVEMQLQLKRLKRFLGLLMAGITALVTLIATDAAASVAFPRVYKQHNMLTT